The Lentisphaera araneosa HTCC2155 genome has a window encoding:
- a CDS encoding protein-disulfide reductase DsbD family protein, with amino-acid sequence MNKLLLLLCFFASQMTWAQFGAPSYEELITTKIIPEYSSWEKETQRVLVKTTIADGFSYYWRNGGESGVPFNIEANLPEGVELVEVLWGSPKYKMFFGQKTFAYVGGSYHLLTVKKNSDLSGEYDFDLNNLFQVCNDANCFAPKRVKFTGKFNIGSEQINPEFAEYYKKAQAYLPQKPSDDLGISVKRDGSGFSLNLNKQASDDKLFFFNDSENLVAFGQEWKEEGESQVARLDFKEDSELKEEVLKGTLLIKSAAGQKAYLIDSSKLADGAMLSDASAKEEIPVDEMVVEGEKPNFFITIAYMFIGGLLLNLMPCVFPVLALKIQSFLNQSSEGKGSALKHGLAYSSGVLMSFWVLSLVIIILKSKNGNLNWGFQLQDPAFVLGMVVLLFVIALNFFGVFEMGVSLTGAGQKVKKEGAGGSFMSGVLATVVATPCAGPFLGVALAATFSMSSFPLLLSFTAMGLGLSFPYLILGVKPELLKFLPRPGAWMERFKQSMGFLMLLAVVYFFWTLAAMIDVDWAVRVLASLVGLALALWIYGAWGAPWVAAKVRWTCIALAVLVGGFSAVFAYDASQQGGVITTKAPDEIVWHPYNEAAIEKIEAEGKPYFVDFTAKWCSICQWNKNTAIRKEETYQAFIAKGVTLYEADLTKENIELSKAMRKYGRTAVPVYVLFDGKEWKILPNTLTQGLLIDAINELP; translated from the coding sequence ATGAATAAACTTTTACTCTTACTTTGCTTCTTTGCGAGTCAGATGACTTGGGCGCAATTTGGTGCTCCGTCGTATGAGGAGCTGATTACAACAAAAATCATTCCTGAGTATAGCTCTTGGGAGAAAGAGACTCAGAGAGTCTTAGTTAAAACCACAATTGCAGATGGTTTTAGTTATTACTGGCGAAATGGTGGTGAAAGTGGGGTGCCATTCAATATAGAAGCTAACTTACCTGAAGGTGTGGAGCTCGTCGAAGTCCTGTGGGGCTCTCCTAAATATAAAATGTTCTTTGGTCAAAAAACTTTTGCCTACGTGGGGGGCTCTTATCATCTTCTAACGGTAAAGAAGAATTCGGATCTAAGTGGTGAATATGATTTTGATCTGAATAATCTCTTTCAGGTCTGCAATGATGCGAACTGCTTTGCTCCCAAGCGAGTGAAATTTACTGGTAAATTCAATATAGGGTCAGAACAAATTAACCCCGAATTTGCTGAGTACTATAAAAAGGCTCAAGCTTATTTACCTCAAAAACCAAGTGATGATTTGGGGATTTCTGTAAAGCGCGATGGCAGTGGTTTTAGCTTAAATTTAAATAAGCAGGCAAGTGATGATAAACTCTTTTTCTTTAATGACTCAGAGAATCTCGTTGCTTTTGGACAAGAATGGAAGGAAGAGGGCGAGTCTCAAGTAGCGCGTCTCGATTTTAAGGAGGATTCAGAGCTTAAAGAAGAAGTTTTAAAAGGAACTTTGCTCATTAAGTCAGCTGCTGGTCAAAAGGCTTACTTAATTGATAGTTCAAAGTTAGCTGATGGTGCAATGCTAAGTGATGCTTCCGCAAAAGAAGAAATTCCTGTGGATGAAATGGTTGTCGAAGGTGAGAAGCCAAATTTCTTTATTACGATTGCTTACATGTTTATTGGCGGTTTACTATTAAACTTAATGCCTTGTGTATTCCCTGTTTTAGCCTTAAAAATTCAAAGCTTCCTCAATCAATCGTCTGAAGGTAAAGGTAGTGCGCTTAAGCACGGTTTGGCTTACTCATCTGGTGTGTTGATGTCCTTTTGGGTACTCTCTTTAGTTATAATTATTCTTAAATCAAAGAACGGTAATTTGAACTGGGGTTTCCAGCTTCAAGATCCTGCCTTCGTACTTGGCATGGTGGTCTTACTCTTTGTCATTGCCTTGAATTTCTTCGGCGTCTTTGAAATGGGTGTTTCTTTAACCGGAGCAGGACAAAAAGTGAAAAAGGAGGGTGCGGGCGGATCTTTTATGAGTGGAGTACTCGCCACAGTCGTTGCAACGCCTTGTGCAGGTCCATTCTTAGGTGTGGCACTCGCAGCGACCTTCAGTATGTCTTCGTTCCCCTTATTGCTATCTTTTACCGCGATGGGCTTAGGTCTGAGTTTTCCCTATTTGATTTTGGGTGTAAAACCCGAGTTGCTTAAGTTTTTACCTAGGCCAGGAGCTTGGATGGAGCGCTTTAAGCAATCAATGGGCTTTTTGATGTTGCTCGCAGTGGTTTACTTCTTTTGGACTTTAGCCGCAATGATTGATGTGGACTGGGCGGTAAGAGTGTTGGCTTCTTTGGTCGGCCTTGCTTTAGCACTTTGGATTTACGGTGCATGGGGCGCTCCATGGGTAGCTGCAAAAGTTCGTTGGACATGCATAGCTTTAGCCGTCTTAGTGGGTGGTTTCAGTGCGGTGTTTGCGTATGACGCCAGTCAGCAAGGTGGAGTTATTACTACAAAAGCTCCTGATGAAATTGTATGGCATCCTTATAATGAGGCGGCAATAGAAAAAATTGAAGCCGAAGGCAAGCCGTACTTTGTCGATTTTACAGCTAAGTGGTGCAGTATTTGCCAGTGGAACAAAAATACAGCCATTCGCAAAGAGGAGACTTACCAAGCGTTTATTGCTAAAGGTGTAACTCTTTATGAAGCAGATTTAACCAAAGAAAACATAGAGTTATCTAAAGCCATGAGAAAGTATGGCCGTACAGCAGTACCAGTTTATGTATTATTTGATGGTAAGGAATGGAAGATCTTGCCCAATACTTTGACTCAAGGTTTACTCATTGACGCAATCAATGAACTTCCATAA
- a CDS encoding ABC transporter permease — protein MKKYLLKRLWHGIITILFISTATFFAMHMVPGDPLSSEKAITPETRKALEAEYGIDKPIAIQYGIFLKKTFIEGDLGFSYTNRNTKVNDIIANHFPVSAKLGLLAIFFATTGAIMWGAIAAKYRNRLPDYTSMILVILFISVPSFVFASGTQLLIVKLNAATGWNLPYRGTESFVSQIVPAMILGLGTMAFLTRIMRSSLLEVIHSDYIRTARAKGLSPKQIFFSHELRNAVLPVITIIGPAIAAITTGSFVIETIFTIPGLGKFFVQAVQQNDYTVIMGTTVFYGSFLVLTVLAVDILYGFIDPRIQVEK, from the coding sequence ATGAAAAAATATCTTCTCAAGCGACTTTGGCACGGCATCATCACCATCCTCTTTATTTCTACCGCCACTTTCTTTGCCATGCACATGGTTCCGGGCGATCCTCTAAGTAGTGAAAAAGCGATTACACCCGAAACTCGCAAGGCCCTTGAAGCCGAATATGGCATCGATAAACCCATTGCGATTCAATACGGCATTTTCCTCAAAAAGACTTTTATCGAAGGTGATCTCGGTTTCTCCTACACGAATCGCAACACAAAAGTCAATGATATTATTGCTAATCACTTCCCCGTTTCAGCTAAGCTCGGCTTACTCGCCATCTTCTTTGCCACCACAGGCGCCATCATGTGGGGTGCAATTGCTGCTAAATACCGCAATCGACTACCAGATTATACGAGCATGATTCTCGTCATCCTCTTTATCTCTGTGCCCTCTTTTGTCTTTGCCAGTGGTACTCAATTACTCATTGTTAAACTCAATGCTGCCACTGGCTGGAATTTACCCTACCGTGGCACCGAATCATTTGTCTCGCAAATTGTTCCCGCCATGATCCTAGGCCTTGGCACCATGGCCTTCCTCACAAGAATTATGCGATCTTCGCTACTTGAAGTCATTCACTCAGATTATATCCGTACCGCACGCGCCAAAGGTCTAAGTCCAAAACAAATTTTCTTCAGCCACGAACTGCGCAATGCAGTACTTCCCGTCATCACAATTATTGGCCCTGCTATTGCGGCCATTACCACAGGGAGTTTTGTTATCGAAACGATTTTCACCATTCCTGGGCTCGGAAAATTTTTCGTTCAAGCAGTCCAGCAAAACGACTACACGGTGATTATGGGAACCACCGTTTTTTACGGAAGTTTTTTAGTCCTCACTGTTTTAGCCGTGGACATCCTCTATGGTTTCATTGACCCACGTATCCAGGTGGAGAAATAA
- a CDS encoding ABC transporter permease, with protein MKKSTEIPEIAELDFTPLPKVDAADEKMRPSQSYWQDAMRRFVKNKRAMAAAFSLILMLCICLLGPFIWTVDPNQQQLNEALQAPSWSFQGRAAKIIADPDSSDSQTFIPQAGELNSAVSGLETRGLASTVQIHLSWQAPPCAHAFQIYRNELVPLDRQTLGVPLARVKGTEYRDALKLELIDYYYSVVAIDQNGEESPLYSTLQVNVEQAFSLSDAKRLGYDVKVGDTVTLNAHPLGTDSLGRDLLARIMKGGQVSLYIGIIAPLIYIFLGILIGGISGYLGGKADGLIMRFTDFVIALPFLLFMILFKVAAGNSSENSINIILISLIILSWPGSARLIRGQVLQLREEPYIQASRLLGGSPLYIIFRHLLPNTLGVILVSLSFAIPSCIFTEAFLSFIGMGVVLPDTSWGSMCNEGVKLMITYPYLLIVPSVFISITVLAFNILGDGLRDALDAKMRSRE; from the coding sequence ATGAAAAAATCTACCGAAATTCCTGAGATCGCCGAACTCGACTTCACACCATTACCCAAAGTCGATGCTGCCGATGAAAAAATGCGCCCTTCGCAATCCTATTGGCAGGACGCCATGCGTCGCTTTGTCAAAAACAAGCGCGCCATGGCCGCCGCATTCAGCTTAATTCTCATGCTATGCATTTGCCTACTTGGCCCCTTCATTTGGACTGTGGACCCTAACCAACAGCAACTCAACGAAGCTCTACAGGCGCCATCTTGGAGTTTCCAAGGCCGCGCAGCTAAAATCATTGCCGACCCCGACAGTTCAGATTCACAAACTTTTATTCCTCAAGCTGGCGAACTCAACTCAGCCGTTTCTGGCCTTGAGACCCGCGGCTTAGCGAGCACAGTACAAATTCATTTATCTTGGCAAGCACCCCCATGTGCCCATGCCTTCCAAATTTACCGCAATGAATTAGTCCCTCTCGATCGCCAAACCCTTGGCGTTCCTCTCGCTAGAGTCAAAGGCACAGAATACCGCGACGCCCTTAAACTCGAACTCATCGACTACTATTACTCCGTGGTCGCCATTGATCAGAATGGTGAAGAAAGTCCGCTTTACAGCACCCTGCAAGTTAATGTTGAACAGGCCTTTAGTCTTTCCGATGCCAAACGACTTGGCTACGATGTAAAAGTCGGCGATACCGTCACTCTCAACGCGCATCCTCTCGGCACAGATAGCCTCGGTCGCGACCTTCTCGCTCGCATCATGAAAGGGGGGCAAGTCTCACTTTACATCGGCATTATTGCCCCACTCATCTACATCTTCCTCGGCATCCTCATCGGTGGCATCTCCGGCTATCTCGGCGGCAAAGCCGACGGCCTCATCATGCGCTTTACAGACTTTGTCATTGCCTTGCCCTTCCTCCTCTTCATGATCCTTTTTAAAGTCGCCGCAGGCAATTCATCAGAAAACTCGATTAATATCATTTTAATTTCTTTGATCATCCTCTCGTGGCCAGGAAGTGCACGTTTAATTCGCGGCCAAGTCCTCCAACTCAGAGAAGAGCCTTACATACAAGCGTCACGCCTCCTAGGTGGTAGCCCGCTCTACATCATCTTCAGGCACCTACTTCCCAATACACTTGGGGTCATCCTCGTGAGCTTAAGTTTTGCGATTCCCTCCTGTATTTTCACGGAAGCCTTCCTGTCTTTCATCGGCATGGGCGTCGTTCTGCCCGATACTTCTTGGGGCTCCATGTGTAACGAAGGCGTCAAACTGATGATCACTTACCCCTATTTACTCATTGTCCCTTCTGTTTTTATTAGTATCACCGTACTCGCTTTCAATATCCTAGGTGATGGTCTACGAGATGCACTCGACGCAAAAATGAGGTCACGAGAATGA
- a CDS encoding ABC transporter ATP-binding protein, translating into MIKINQLSKHFHLSKGQHIKALDEVSLEIHANEILGLVGESGSGKSTLGKVIAGLHSKTKGSIKYNGELLPDEYSAKDFLRLSKEIQMIFQDPYSSLNPRMTVGEIIGEGLSLRKEAKASVQKKVQDWLLKVGLHPDHASRFPHEFSGGQRQRIGIARALIVEPKFVICDEPISALDVSVQAQVIKLLQKLKNYFGLTLLFIAHDLSMVRHISDRIAVLYLGQIMEIGPADQVFFHAKHPYTQKLNSSNPLPDPKRERESPSIQMDNSEIPSPSEILRGCPFASRCPHVSDLCKNERPELKAIETNHQVACHHLHNETS; encoded by the coding sequence ATGATCAAAATCAATCAGCTCTCCAAACACTTTCACCTCTCTAAGGGGCAACACATCAAAGCTCTCGATGAAGTCAGCCTAGAAATTCACGCCAACGAAATCCTCGGCCTCGTGGGTGAATCCGGTTCCGGCAAATCCACCCTTGGCAAAGTTATTGCGGGACTCCATTCAAAAACTAAGGGCTCCATCAAATACAATGGCGAGCTTTTACCTGATGAATACTCGGCCAAAGATTTCCTTAGGCTCTCCAAAGAAATCCAAATGATCTTTCAGGACCCTTACTCATCACTCAATCCCCGCATGACAGTTGGTGAAATTATTGGGGAGGGCTTAAGCTTACGCAAAGAAGCCAAAGCTTCTGTGCAAAAGAAAGTTCAAGACTGGCTACTGAAAGTGGGACTTCATCCCGATCATGCCTCTCGTTTCCCTCATGAATTTTCAGGAGGCCAACGTCAACGCATCGGTATTGCCCGCGCCCTCATTGTCGAACCTAAATTTGTGATCTGTGACGAACCTATTTCTGCCCTCGATGTTTCAGTTCAAGCACAAGTTATCAAACTCCTGCAAAAGCTTAAGAACTACTTTGGTCTCACTTTACTTTTTATTGCTCACGACCTTTCCATGGTGCGCCACATTTCTGATCGCATTGCCGTGCTCTACTTAGGTCAAATCATGGAAATTGGTCCTGCGGATCAAGTTTTCTTCCACGCCAAGCATCCCTACACGCAAAAGCTCAACTCTTCGAATCCACTACCCGACCCCAAACGCGAACGAGAAAGCCCCTCAATCCAAATGGATAATAGCGAAATCCCCTCGCCATCCGAAATCCTTCGCGGCTGCCCCTTTGCCAGTCGCTGCCCGCATGTCAGCGACCTTTGCAAGAACGAGCGCCCGGAACTCAAAGCAATTGAAACCAACCACCAAGTCGCCTGCCACCACCTTCACAACGAAACCTCCTAA
- a CDS encoding alpha/beta hydrolase encodes MSKYDKIDLWGDLYPNLPKRVTLTPFALESGEDFAAVLVLPGGGYGFCSEQEGDPVAAWFNSMGMSAFVLDYSVEPCRYPQPLNDARRAMQYIRTHAKKFNIDPNRVGVIGFSAGGHLAASLCNLHDEANIELSDELEAVSARPDLCILSYPVISWGEFVHEGSRGNLLGENPGEALLDHTSMENAVKPSTPPTFLWHTAEDEPVPVENSYLYAMALQKNKVPHELHVYPDGEHGVGLGMIDYRRDAHYSQWRHSCEKWLLKNGF; translated from the coding sequence ATGAGTAAATACGATAAGATAGATTTGTGGGGTGACTTATACCCAAACTTGCCGAAAAGAGTAACTTTAACGCCTTTTGCGCTCGAAAGTGGTGAAGATTTTGCAGCCGTCTTAGTTTTGCCTGGCGGTGGTTATGGTTTTTGTTCCGAGCAAGAGGGTGACCCCGTAGCCGCTTGGTTTAATAGTATGGGGATGAGTGCTTTTGTGCTCGACTACTCCGTTGAGCCTTGCAGGTATCCTCAGCCCTTAAATGATGCTCGCCGTGCAATGCAGTACATTCGCACCCATGCTAAAAAGTTTAATATTGACCCGAATCGTGTGGGTGTAATTGGTTTTTCAGCTGGTGGTCATTTAGCTGCTAGCTTATGCAACCTGCATGATGAAGCCAATATAGAGTTAAGTGATGAGCTTGAAGCTGTGAGTGCACGCCCAGATTTATGTATTCTTTCTTATCCCGTTATTTCTTGGGGAGAGTTTGTACACGAAGGTTCTAGAGGAAATCTTTTGGGCGAAAACCCAGGTGAGGCCTTGCTCGATCACACGTCTATGGAGAATGCAGTGAAGCCATCAACGCCACCGACCTTTTTGTGGCATACCGCTGAAGATGAACCAGTTCCCGTGGAAAATTCTTATCTCTATGCAATGGCTTTACAAAAAAATAAGGTCCCACATGAATTGCATGTGTATCCTGATGGTGAACATGGAGTGGGATTAGGTATGATTGATTACCGTCGGGATGCTCACTACAGTCAGTGGCGTCATTCTTGTGAGAAGTGGCTCTTAAAGAATGGGTTTTAA
- a CDS encoding ABC transporter ATP-binding protein → MTNVLEINNLHVEFDTYGGVVHAVRGLDVSVAKGETLAVVGESGCGKSVSFQSIMGLLPMPPGRIASGTANFLGQDLLKLKESEMRRLRGSQIAMIFQDPMSSLNPTKKIGDQIAESLIIHRGMTKHVALKESLRLLELTRIAEAKKRLNQYPFEFSGGMLQRVMIAMAVACKPQLLIADEPTTALDVTIQDQILALLKDLQKEYEMSLILITHDLGVVARMADQVAVMYAGQIVETGSVDDIFYRSAHPYTLGLKQALPNSQEGKSSELIPIDGIPPDLFSPPKACAYAARCPMAYQVCQDRAPAIFEPEENHLSRCWLQHPQAPDQPELFCGDRK, encoded by the coding sequence ATGACAAATGTACTCGAAATAAATAATCTTCATGTAGAGTTCGATACCTATGGTGGCGTGGTGCATGCCGTGCGCGGACTCGATGTCAGCGTTGCTAAGGGAGAAACTTTAGCCGTCGTTGGTGAATCGGGCTGCGGCAAATCAGTCAGCTTTCAGTCAATCATGGGTTTACTTCCTATGCCTCCAGGACGCATTGCTTCTGGTACCGCCAACTTTCTTGGACAAGATTTACTCAAACTCAAAGAAAGTGAAATGCGCCGTTTGCGAGGTTCGCAAATCGCCATGATTTTCCAAGACCCCATGAGTTCCCTTAATCCCACAAAAAAGATTGGTGATCAAATCGCTGAATCGCTGATCATCCATAGAGGCATGACCAAACATGTGGCGCTCAAAGAGAGCTTGCGCTTACTTGAACTCACACGCATTGCCGAAGCCAAGAAACGCCTCAATCAGTACCCATTCGAATTCTCTGGTGGAATGCTCCAGCGCGTGATGATTGCCATGGCCGTTGCCTGCAAACCGCAATTGCTCATTGCTGACGAACCCACCACCGCACTCGACGTGACAATTCAGGACCAAATTCTAGCCTTATTAAAAGATCTCCAGAAAGAATACGAAATGTCACTCATCCTCATTACCCATGACCTCGGTGTTGTCGCTCGCATGGCTGATCAAGTGGCCGTGATGTATGCTGGGCAAATCGTAGAAACCGGTTCCGTTGACGACATTTTTTATCGTTCCGCTCACCCATACACTCTCGGTCTCAAACAAGCCCTACCCAATTCACAAGAGGGAAAATCCTCCGAACTCATCCCCATTGATGGCATCCCACCCGACCTCTTCTCACCTCCCAAAGCCTGTGCTTACGCCGCTCGCTGCCCCATGGCTTATCAAGTATGCCAAGATCGCGCCCCAGCAATCTTTGAGCCCGAAGAAAATCACTTGAGTCGTTGTTGGTTACAGCACCCTCAAGCTCCAGATCAGCCTGAACTTTTTTGCGGAGATCGCAAATGA
- a CDS encoding peptide ABC transporter substrate-binding protein, translating to MSFFRIITFALFALAFCSCEQEGEGVNFTERSISYSLSQEPPTLSSIGPVSSVAFTVQAHIYEGLMRMDENKKLVGGVAESWDIKKDSAIFKLRKNAKWSDGSPVTAHDFVYGWRIASSPKNEYNFIMAPLKNSAEVAKGKLKPDQLGVKALDDHTLSVEFAYPCAYFPTLTTFVSFMPIKQSFFEKFPGREYASSAEKILYNGPFTITRWTKETQINLTKNPHYWNRDQVWLNKIKMPIIDQPKTVLNMFVSKDVSMASLDADNIKSALQQRLPMLTYKSGFVLYVEFNQREGRLTQNKKLRQAISLVVSSYDVVNKVLGTPGNLTAPSIFPSWLPGAEKELHSEHNFVPNPVDYNKAQKLIAEARQELGIDEIKLNYLVTDSPGSIKTAEYIQFQLKDKLDINLNLDIQTFKLRIEKSNRGEFDLVGAGWGPDYYDPMTFGDLFASWNDNNRGKFKNEEYDQLVIEANKSIDPHVRSRNFHRMHQILTEECPIHPLLEGGGIYVRDSRLKNVLRVISGGDPNFTYARIEE from the coding sequence TTGTCATTTTTTCGCATCATTACTTTTGCGCTTTTCGCATTAGCATTCTGCTCTTGTGAACAAGAGGGTGAAGGCGTTAACTTTACTGAGCGTAGTATTTCCTACTCACTCTCCCAAGAACCCCCAACACTAAGCTCAATCGGTCCCGTTTCATCCGTCGCCTTTACGGTGCAAGCACACATTTACGAAGGCCTCATGCGCATGGATGAAAACAAAAAGCTTGTAGGTGGAGTGGCTGAATCTTGGGATATCAAAAAAGACTCCGCCATTTTCAAACTTCGCAAAAATGCCAAATGGTCCGATGGATCCCCAGTAACTGCCCACGACTTCGTCTATGGTTGGCGCATCGCCAGCTCGCCCAAGAACGAATATAATTTCATCATGGCGCCCTTAAAAAATTCTGCGGAAGTCGCAAAAGGGAAGCTCAAGCCTGATCAACTGGGAGTCAAAGCCCTCGACGACCACACCCTATCAGTAGAATTCGCCTATCCCTGCGCCTACTTCCCTACCCTCACAACTTTTGTTAGTTTCATGCCCATTAAACAAAGTTTTTTCGAGAAATTCCCAGGTCGCGAATACGCCTCTAGCGCCGAGAAAATCCTCTACAATGGCCCCTTCACTATTACTCGCTGGACCAAAGAGACTCAAATCAACCTCACCAAGAATCCGCATTACTGGAATCGCGACCAAGTCTGGCTCAACAAAATCAAAATGCCCATCATTGACCAACCAAAAACGGTTCTCAATATGTTTGTTTCTAAAGATGTCAGCATGGCTTCCCTGGATGCCGACAATATCAAAAGTGCCCTGCAACAACGCCTCCCCATGTTGACCTATAAATCGGGTTTTGTGCTCTATGTGGAATTCAACCAACGTGAAGGAAGACTCACGCAGAACAAAAAACTTCGCCAAGCCATTTCATTGGTCGTTAGTTCCTACGACGTGGTCAATAAAGTCCTCGGTACGCCAGGCAACTTAACTGCCCCAAGTATTTTTCCTTCCTGGCTTCCTGGAGCCGAAAAGGAACTCCATAGCGAACACAACTTCGTACCCAATCCCGTCGACTACAATAAAGCTCAAAAACTCATTGCCGAAGCTCGCCAAGAATTAGGTATTGACGAAATCAAGCTCAACTACCTAGTCACCGATTCTCCTGGCTCAATCAAAACTGCAGAATACATTCAATTCCAACTCAAAGACAAGCTCGATATAAACCTCAACCTCGATATTCAAACTTTTAAACTGCGTATCGAAAAATCAAACCGCGGCGAATTTGACCTCGTTGGTGCGGGCTGGGGACCAGACTACTATGACCCCATGACTTTTGGTGACCTCTTCGCGAGCTGGAACGATAATAATCGCGGCAAATTTAAAAACGAGGAATACGATCAACTCGTGATCGAAGCGAATAAATCTATTGACCCCCATGTGCGCAGTCGTAATTTTCATCGCATGCACCAAATCCTCACAGAAGAATGTCCCATTCACCCACTTCTCGAAGGCGGTGGCATCTACGTTAGAGACTCAAGGTTGAAAAATGTTCTCCGCGTCATTTCTGGCGGTGACCCCAATTTCACTTATGCGAGGATTGAAGAATGA
- the cspE gene encoding transcription antiterminator/RNA stability regulator CspE: MSTVQGRVKWFNETKGFGFIEQDGGKDVFVHFSAIQGQGFKTLEEGQKVEFDVEDGQKGPQAVNLTVL, translated from the coding sequence ATGTCTACAGTACAAGGCCGTGTAAAATGGTTCAATGAAACGAAAGGCTTCGGCTTTATCGAACAAGATGGTGGCAAAGATGTTTTTGTTCACTTTAGCGCAATCCAAGGTCAAGGTTTCAAAACTCTTGAAGAAGGACAAAAAGTAGAATTTGATGTTGAAGACGGACAGAAAGGTCCTCAAGCTGTAAACCTTACAGTTCTTTAA